A section of the Clostridium sp. TW13 genome encodes:
- a CDS encoding AraC family transcriptional regulator has protein sequence MNYLFEESNILTSPYEAFLFDTKHNNFPIKAHWHYFMEIIFMLKGTAIINCNNEEYILEPGDLILFHPRAVHSIFTASQEPLRYDVLKFDIDNLNITSSHTPKLSSIFRYAIDDSCAPVFLPSEVFKNFLLENLFSSCIEEITNKDYGYDIRLQALISSLLIEILRIWRKNGFNINESVLIADDSDSLYTILQYIDKHSHECLKVESLAEKCHMSYSYFAKKFHELYGQSCKDYIEFIRLSKVKDLLLFTNFDLNYISQETGFADCSHLIRTFKKKTGVTPKQFRIQHTINQDNFK, from the coding sequence ATGAATTATTTATTTGAAGAAAGTAATATTTTAACTTCACCATATGAAGCATTTTTATTTGATACCAAGCACAATAATTTCCCAATAAAAGCCCATTGGCATTATTTCATGGAAATTATATTCATGCTTAAAGGAACTGCCATAATCAATTGTAATAATGAAGAATATATATTAGAACCTGGTGATTTAATCTTATTTCACCCAAGAGCAGTACATTCAATTTTTACTGCTTCACAAGAACCACTAAGATATGATGTGCTAAAATTTGATATAGATAATTTGAATATAACTAGCAGCCATACTCCAAAACTGAGTTCAATTTTTAGATATGCAATAGATGATAGCTGTGCTCCTGTTTTTCTCCCTTCAGAAGTTTTTAAAAACTTTTTATTAGAAAACTTATTTAGTAGCTGCATCGAGGAAATAACAAATAAAGATTATGGGTATGATATTCGCTTACAAGCTTTAATATCATCCTTATTAATCGAAATACTTAGAATATGGAGAAAGAATGGATTTAATATTAATGAATCCGTCTTAATAGCTGATGATTCAGACTCATTGTATACGATTTTACAATATATAGATAAACATTCCCATGAATGTTTGAAGGTAGAATCCTTAGCAGAAAAATGCCATATGAGCTATTCATACTTTGCTAAAAAATTTCACGAATTATATGGACAATCTTGTAAGGATTATATTGAATTTATTAGATTAAGTAAGGTTAAAGATTTACTGCTATTTACAAACTTTGACCTTAACTACATAAGTCAAGAAACAGGCTTTGCTGATTGCAGCCATTTAATACGTACTTTCAAAAAAAAGACAGGCGTAACGCCAAAGCAGTTCCGTATACAGCACACTATAAATCAGGATAATTTTAAATAA
- a CDS encoding NUDIX hydrolase, with protein MVPEYVSNLRNYIGHDPLLLVAAGTIIYKDRKILLQKRGDNGTWSIHGGCLELGETIEETVRRELKEEIGITPINLKFYKIFSGEDMHCICASGDEVYYVNVIFLCDEYEGELKQDDDEVVELKWFDVDNLPDNINTPVDKAILEGIDKVI; from the coding sequence ATGGTGCCTGAATACGTAAGCAACCTTAGAAACTATATAGGGCATGACCCTTTATTATTAGTGGCAGCAGGAACTATAATCTACAAGGATAGGAAGATATTATTACAAAAACGTGGAGATAATGGAACCTGGTCTATACATGGCGGATGTCTTGAATTAGGAGAAACCATTGAAGAAACCGTTAGGCGTGAGTTGAAGGAAGAAATAGGTATAACACCGATAAATTTAAAATTTTATAAAATTTTTTCTGGTGAGGACATGCATTGCATATGTGCAAGTGGAGATGAAGTTTATTATGTTAATGTTATTTTTCTATGTGATGAATATGAGGGTGAGTTAAAACAGGATGATGACGAAGTAGTTGAACTTAAATGGTTTGATGTGGATAATCTCCCTGATAATATTAATACGCCTGTAGATAAAGCCATATTGGAAGGTATTGATAAGGTCATATAG
- a CDS encoding ABC transporter ATP-binding protein, producing the protein MVIEEIKENDRLEPEEEALLEIFRRNKNHTLKTLIGLYKGHYLQLFFSLVFFVIKHCPVWILPIVTSNIINTATNGDKDAVKVILINVIIMIIVVVQNVPTNYVHTVLYAKAIRNIERDLRSSIVKKLQQLSIAYHNEMQSGRLQSKIMRDVEQIENLSAQIFITILSIILNIAVALGIVIFKSLTVFLFFIATIPVAVIIMVVFRGKIKKYNKEYRREMEETSVRVIEMVELIPVTRAHALEKQETEKMNNQLSNVAKKGLKLDIIQSYFSSISWVAFQVFQVICLGFTGYLAAKKYITIGEVVMYQTYFSSVVMQVSNVITLLPIIAKGLESVNSVGDILLCNDIENNNKKKKIKNVTGEIIFKNVDFRYKDSEVPVLENLSFSIKPGETIAFVGASGAGKSTILNLVIGFFQTTNGQVLIDGEDIKNLNLQSYRSHIAVVPQNAILFSDTIRENIIYGTNDISDEELNEIIKAANLEELVESLPDGLNTKLTEHGRNLSGGQRQRVSIARAFVRKPKILILDEATSALDSVSEKNIQQSIESLVKGRTTLVVAHRLSTIRNADKIAVIGNGGLQEFGTYDELMEQKGEFYKLKKLQM; encoded by the coding sequence ATAGTGATAGAAGAGATTAAAGAAAATGATAGATTAGAACCAGAAGAAGAAGCACTTTTAGAAATCTTCAGACGTAATAAGAATCACACGTTAAAAACTCTTATTGGTTTGTATAAAGGACATTATCTGCAGTTGTTTTTTTCATTAGTGTTTTTTGTAATAAAACATTGTCCTGTATGGATTTTACCGATTGTAACTTCAAATATAATAAATACAGCAACAAATGGAGATAAAGATGCAGTTAAAGTAATATTAATCAATGTAATTATTATGATAATTGTAGTTGTACAAAATGTGCCCACAAACTATGTACATACAGTTCTATATGCAAAGGCAATAAGAAATATAGAAAGAGATCTTAGAAGTTCAATTGTGAAGAAATTACAACAACTTTCAATTGCATATCACAATGAGATGCAGTCTGGAAGATTACAGTCTAAGATTATGCGCGATGTGGAACAGATTGAAAATTTGTCAGCACAGATTTTTATAACTATATTGAGCATTATATTAAATATAGCTGTTGCATTAGGTATTGTTATTTTTAAGAGTTTGACTGTATTCCTATTTTTTATTGCAACAATACCTGTAGCAGTGATTATTATGGTTGTTTTTAGAGGTAAGATTAAGAAATATAATAAAGAGTATAGGAGAGAGATGGAAGAGACCTCTGTTCGTGTAATAGAAATGGTTGAATTAATCCCTGTTACAAGAGCCCATGCGTTAGAAAAGCAAGAAACTGAAAAGATGAATAACCAATTAAGTAACGTAGCTAAAAAGGGCTTGAAGCTAGATATAATACAATCCTATTTTTCATCTATAAGTTGGGTTGCATTTCAAGTATTTCAAGTTATTTGTCTTGGGTTTACTGGATATTTAGCAGCTAAAAAATATATAACAATAGGTGAAGTAGTGATGTATCAGACTTATTTCAGTTCTGTAGTTATGCAGGTTTCTAATGTTATTACTTTGTTGCCTATTATTGCTAAGGGGTTAGAGTCTGTGAATTCTGTAGGAGATATATTACTATGTAATGATATAGAAAACAATAATAAGAAAAAGAAAATTAAGAATGTTACTGGGGAGATTATATTTAAAAATGTAGACTTTAGATACAAAGACAGCGAAGTTCCTGTTTTAGAAAATTTAAGTTTTTCTATAAAGCCAGGAGAGACAATAGCTTTTGTTGGTGCTTCAGGAGCAGGAAAATCAACAATCTTAAATCTCGTTATTGGATTTTTTCAAACTACTAATGGACAGGTTTTAATTGATGGTGAAGATATTAAAAATCTTAATTTACAAAGCTATCGTTCACATATTGCAGTTGTTCCTCAAAATGCTATTTTATTTTCAGACACTATTAGAGAAAATATTATTTATGGAACAAATGATATTTCAGATGAGGAATTAAATGAAATAATCAAGGCTGCAAATTTAGAGGAACTAGTAGAATCTTTACCAGATGGTTTAAATACAAAACTAACTGAACATGGGAGAAATCTTTCTGGGGGACAACGACAGAGAGTTAGTATAGCAAGAGCTTTTGTAAGAAAACCTAAAATACTTATTCTTGATGAGGCTACATCTGCCTTAGACAGTGTTTCAGAAAAGAATATACAACAATCTATTGAAAGTCTTGTAAAAGGTAGAACTACCTTAGTTGTTGCACATAGATTATCAACTATTAGAAATGCAGATAAAATTGCAGTCATTGGCAATGGTGGTCTTCAGGAATTTGGTACCTATGATGAGCTAATGGAGCAAAAAGGTGAATTTTACAAATTAAAAAAATTACAGATGTAA
- a CDS encoding serine hydrolase domain-containing protein: MSYGWKISTPKAEGMNEEILNNIDDYIKQKHYRLINSVLVIKNEKIIFEHYYNKFNANSRNNIKSIWKSILSITLGICIDKGIIKSIDEHISKYLKEFNQGEHPYHKAITIRDLLTMSSGIYWDGGVHYHCPMMMQMMRSGNWISHISDIAMENYPGNKFQYKEWDVILLSAIISNAAGKTAYEICNEFLYKPLEITSGIWSQSADNVSYTVMKGEENSDLSARDLAKIGLLFLNNGVFQGKRIVSENYVKQAIFPSTASSGYGYLWWLFDGGYACRGYGGQEVNVYPEEQLIIVIQATPSPQSKSYGDIAEQILMAIN, encoded by the coding sequence ATGAGTTACGGTTGGAAGATTTCAACTCCAAAAGCTGAGGGAATGAATGAGGAAATATTAAATAACATTGATGATTACATAAAGCAAAAACATTATAGACTTATAAACAGTGTTCTGGTAATAAAAAATGAAAAAATAATATTTGAGCATTATTATAATAAGTTTAATGCAAATAGCCGAAATAATATCAAATCTATATGGAAAAGTATTTTATCCATTACATTAGGAATTTGTATTGATAAAGGAATAATAAAGAGTATTGATGAACATATTAGTAAATATCTTAAAGAATTTAATCAAGGGGAGCATCCCTATCATAAAGCAATAACAATAAGAGATTTACTTACTATGTCATCTGGGATATATTGGGATGGAGGAGTTCATTATCATTGCCCAATGATGATGCAGATGATGAGATCAGGCAACTGGATTTCACATATTTCAGATATTGCAATGGAAAATTACCCAGGAAATAAATTCCAGTACAAAGAGTGGGATGTTATTCTTCTTTCAGCAATAATAAGCAATGCAGCTGGGAAAACAGCATATGAAATTTGTAATGAATTTTTATATAAACCTCTAGAAATTACTAGTGGGATCTGGTCCCAAAGTGCTGATAATGTATCATATACAGTTATGAAAGGTGAGGAAAATTCAGATTTATCTGCTAGAGATTTAGCTAAAATAGGTCTACTGTTTTTGAATAATGGGGTTTTTCAAGGAAAGAGAATTGTATCAGAGAATTATGTAAAGCAGGCGATATTTCCTAGTACAGCAAGCTCTGGGTACGGCTATCTTTGGTGGCTTTTTGATGGTGGATATGCTTGCCGTGGTTATGGTGGACAAGAAGTTAATGTGTATCCAGAAGAACAGCTAATTATTGTGATTCAAGCAACACCATCTCCGCAAAGCAAATCTTATGGAGATATTGCAGAGCAAATTTTAATGGCAATAAATTAA
- a CDS encoding ABC-F family ATP-binding cassette domain-containing protein: MSILTVENMSHSFGDRILFNKVSFKLLKGEHIGLIGANGEGKSTFMKLITNQILPDGGTIEWNSKFSIGYMDQLVDLKEGITALNFLQHAFTNLFDIERKINSLYNEIGNMPEGKMDKSLNKIAILQETLDKSDFYSINSKIQATAAGLGIKELLDNDVATLSGGQRTKVLLAKLLLEKPDILLLDEPTNHLDEEHIAWLKNYLISYENAFILISHDNSFLNSVVNVVYHLEHKSLTRYQGNYDYFVKLYETRKQQLLIEYKEQQNEIAKLEDYIRKNKVRTATAKQAKAREKRLNKIERIEIKKDIIKPYFNFKNVKMPESIILQAENLVIGYDTPLSKPLNLKMKRGQKIVITGANGLGKTTLLKSLLGFLKPINGEVNLSEYKEIGYFEQEVLEDNTSTVLSDVWNTFPELTQTEVRSCLAKCGLTRQHIDSPINILSGGEQAKARLCKIINKPSNILVLDEPTNHLDIYAKDELKRALLEYEGSIILVCHEPDFYNDIATDLWNCEDWVATLSN; the protein is encoded by the coding sequence ATGAGTATTTTAACAGTTGAAAATATGAGCCATTCATTTGGCGATAGAATATTATTTAACAAAGTATCTTTTAAGCTACTAAAAGGAGAACATATAGGTCTTATTGGTGCTAATGGTGAAGGTAAGTCAACGTTCATGAAACTTATCACAAATCAAATTTTACCTGATGGAGGCACTATTGAATGGAACAGTAAATTTAGTATAGGCTATATGGATCAACTGGTTGATTTAAAAGAAGGAATTACTGCATTAAATTTTTTACAGCACGCATTTACAAACTTATTTGATATAGAAAGAAAAATCAATAGTTTATATAATGAAATTGGTAACATGCCTGAAGGAAAAATGGATAAGTCTTTAAATAAAATTGCTATCCTACAAGAAACATTAGATAAAAGTGATTTTTATAGTATCAATTCAAAAATACAAGCAACTGCAGCTGGACTTGGCATTAAAGAACTTCTCGATAATGATGTTGCAACTTTAAGTGGAGGACAAAGAACTAAAGTTTTACTTGCAAAACTACTTTTAGAAAAACCTGATATTCTATTATTGGATGAGCCAACAAACCATCTAGATGAGGAGCATATAGCATGGCTCAAGAATTATTTGATTAGCTATGAAAATGCATTTATATTAATATCCCATGATAATAGTTTCTTAAATAGTGTAGTAAATGTAGTTTATCATCTTGAACACAAAAGCTTAACGAGATATCAAGGAAATTATGATTATTTTGTTAAACTTTACGAAACTCGAAAGCAGCAATTACTAATCGAGTACAAGGAACAACAAAATGAAATTGCAAAACTTGAGGATTATATAAGAAAAAATAAAGTACGAACTGCAACTGCAAAACAAGCTAAGGCAAGAGAAAAAAGGCTAAATAAAATTGAAAGAATAGAAATAAAAAAAGATATTATTAAGCCTTATTTCAATTTTAAAAATGTGAAAATGCCAGAAAGTATTATTTTGCAGGCTGAAAATTTGGTTATTGGTTATGATACGCCCTTAAGTAAACCTCTAAATTTAAAAATGAAAAGAGGACAAAAAATTGTAATAACTGGTGCTAACGGTTTAGGGAAAACTACCCTTTTAAAAAGCCTACTTGGATTCTTAAAACCAATAAATGGAGAAGTGAATTTAAGTGAATATAAAGAAATCGGCTATTTTGAACAAGAAGTTCTAGAGGATAATACTAGCACAGTATTATCTGATGTTTGGAACACCTTCCCTGAACTAACTCAAACTGAAGTAAGAAGTTGTCTTGCTAAATGCGGATTAACAAGACAACATATAGATAGTCCAATTAATATATTAAGTGGAGGCGAACAAGCTAAAGCCAGATTATGTAAGATTATAAATAAACCCTCTAATATATTAGTTTTAGATGAACCAACAAATCACTTAGATATTTATGCTAAAGATGAACTTAAGCGTGCTTTACTAGAATATGAAGGCAGTATAATTCTAGTATGTCATGAACCAGATTTTTATAATGATATCGCAACAGATTTATGGAATTGTGAAGATTGGGTGGCTACACTAAGCAATTAG
- a CDS encoding response regulator transcription factor — protein MDLVNILNKKVLLIDDEKDITDLLEDILLKEGFKDILKAYCGIEGITTCRDEKPDVVVLDIMLPDVDGIEVCKKIREFSYCPILFLSSKNSDIDKILGLSMGGDDYITKPFSPREIAFRIKAQLRRQQYDGIKEVCDSKNGIIKFGDITVDKLHSQVYNRGEEIKLTAKEYQLLLYLAENPNMIINKERLCEVVWGEDYIGYDNTISVHVRHLREKLEENPSKPKFIVTVIGLGYKLVKRDE, from the coding sequence ATGGATTTAGTAAACATATTAAATAAAAAAGTATTACTTATAGATGATGAAAAAGATATAACTGATTTATTAGAGGATATTCTATTAAAAGAAGGCTTTAAAGATATACTAAAAGCATATTGTGGAATAGAGGGTATAACGACATGTAGGGATGAAAAACCTGATGTAGTAGTTCTTGATATAATGCTTCCAGATGTTGATGGTATCGAGGTATGCAAAAAAATAAGAGAATTTTCTTATTGTCCAATTTTATTTTTGTCATCAAAAAATAGTGATATTGATAAAATTCTAGGATTAAGTATGGGTGGTGATGATTATATTACTAAACCTTTTAGTCCAAGAGAGATTGCTTTTCGTATTAAGGCACAACTGCGAAGACAACAGTATGATGGTATAAAAGAAGTTTGTGATAGCAAAAATGGTATTATAAAGTTTGGTGACATTACGGTGGATAAGTTGCATAGTCAGGTATACAACCGAGGAGAAGAAATAAAACTTACTGCAAAGGAATATCAGCTACTTTTATATTTAGCAGAAAATCCTAATATGATAATTAATAAGGAAAGACTGTGTGAGGTTGTATGGGGAGAAGATTACATTGGATATGATAATACAATTTCTGTTCATGTGAGGCATTTAAGAGAAAAGTTAGAGGAAAATCCTTCTAAACCTAAATTTATTGTGACAGTGATAGGACTTGGATACAAGCTTGTAAAAAGGGATGAGTAA
- a CDS encoding SGNH/GDSL hydrolase family protein, with translation MKENEKLKLYELSDINYLKVHGRTTGELSPLTLFWTGSAIELNAKGSELWLEVEVDYDIYEPWISILVNSAVVSRQMLTAGRYWVCVFRGMNENETKNIRIVRDVQAMNGDESCSLKIHAVKFDGEFLPIEEKPYKIEFIGDSITSGEGTVGAKPEEDWISMWFSAIRNYTFITAEALNAEYRVISQSGWGVLTSWDNNPHYNIPEYYDKVCGLLTGEKNESLGAFKQNDFASWQPNVVVVNLGTNDAGAFNSPEWKDEETGEIHKQRLNEDGTPNEEDLKAFEGAVVIFLAKLRKYNKNAHIVWVYGMLGTPIMPAIYRAVDTYIKETSDKRVSVFQLPNTTDETVGSRCHPGVLSHKKAAKELTEYIKEIITK, from the coding sequence ATGAAAGAAAATGAAAAACTAAAGTTATACGAATTATCTGATATTAACTATTTAAAGGTTCATGGTAGAACAACAGGTGAATTATCACCACTTACGTTGTTTTGGACAGGAAGTGCTATTGAATTAAATGCAAAGGGTTCAGAACTGTGGCTTGAGGTTGAAGTAGATTATGATATTTATGAACCTTGGATCAGCATACTTGTCAATTCTGCAGTTGTAAGCAGGCAGATGTTAACTGCGGGTAGATATTGGGTATGTGTATTTAGAGGTATGAACGAAAATGAAACCAAAAATATTCGTATTGTAAGAGATGTTCAAGCTATGAACGGAGATGAGAGCTGTTCGCTAAAGATACATGCAGTAAAATTTGATGGTGAATTTTTACCTATTGAAGAAAAGCCATATAAAATTGAATTTATAGGTGATAGTATTACTTCAGGAGAAGGAACTGTAGGGGCTAAGCCTGAAGAAGACTGGATTTCTATGTGGTTTAGTGCTATAAGAAATTATACTTTCATCACAGCAGAAGCTTTAAATGCAGAATATAGAGTTATATCCCAGAGTGGATGGGGAGTGTTAACAAGTTGGGACAACAATCCTCATTATAACATTCCAGAATACTATGATAAGGTTTGTGGGCTTCTTACTGGAGAAAAAAATGAATCTTTAGGAGCATTTAAACAAAATGATTTTGCTTCTTGGCAGCCCAATGTTGTAGTAGTTAATTTGGGGACTAATGATGCAGGAGCTTTCAACTCACCAGAATGGAAGGATGAAGAAACAGGAGAGATTCATAAACAAAGATTAAATGAAGATGGAACTCCAAATGAAGAAGATTTAAAAGCTTTTGAAGGTGCAGTAGTTATTTTTCTTGCTAAACTTAGAAAATATAATAAAAATGCACATATAGTATGGGTATATGGAATGTTAGGCACACCAATTATGCCAGCAATTTATAGAGCAGTTGATACTTATATCAAAGAGACAAGTGATAAAAGGGTATCAGTTTTTCAGCTTCCCAATACAACAGATGAAACTGTAGGTTCAAGATGTCATCCAGGAGTATTATCACATAAAAAAGCTGCAAAAGAGTTAACTGAATATATAAAAGAAATTATAACCAAATAG
- a CDS encoding glycoside hydrolase family 113: MQFIKGFTFAPFAIRGSYKKKETYKSLDNLKERVGINFIILVPNGLQDTPQSEEICYTSNLTVSDEELEDIIAYAKKIGLRVALKPTANCKNGTWRAHINFFDEDVHCEPKWTNWFKSYTDFQLHYARIAEKTGCEMFIAGCEMVMSERREKEWRKLISDIREIYKGLVSYNTDKYQEHNVKWWDCVDIISSSGYYPLKDWEKELDRIEKVVNKFNKPFFFAEAGCMSTKGSSAVPNDWGLEGSVDLEEQANWYETMFESALKREWISGFAMWDWAGNQYSLNKAESNKGYDVYGKPAEIVIKKYYDMEM; encoded by the coding sequence TTGCAATTTATTAAAGGCTTTACTTTTGCGCCTTTTGCAATACGAGGAAGCTATAAGAAGAAAGAAACTTATAAGAGCTTAGATAACTTAAAGGAAAGAGTAGGAATTAATTTTATAATTCTTGTACCTAATGGTTTGCAAGATACACCTCAATCAGAAGAGATTTGTTATACTTCTAATTTAACTGTATCAGATGAAGAATTAGAAGATATAATAGCTTACGCTAAGAAAATAGGTCTTAGAGTGGCTCTTAAACCAACAGCAAATTGTAAAAATGGAACATGGAGAGCTCATATTAATTTTTTTGATGAAGATGTTCATTGTGAACCGAAATGGACCAATTGGTTTAAATCCTATACGGATTTTCAGCTTCACTATGCTAGGATTGCTGAAAAGACTGGTTGTGAAATGTTCATTGCTGGTTGCGAAATGGTTATGTCAGAACGTAGAGAAAAAGAATGGCGCAAGCTTATAAGTGATATTAGAGAAATTTATAAGGGACTAGTATCTTATAATACTGACAAATATCAAGAGCATAATGTTAAATGGTGGGATTGTGTGGATATAATATCTTCAAGTGGTTATTATCCACTTAAAGATTGGGAAAAGGAGCTAGACCGTATTGAAAAGGTAGTTAATAAATTCAATAAGCCATTTTTCTTTGCAGAGGCTGGCTGCATGTCTACAAAAGGATCTTCAGCAGTTCCTAATGATTGGGGACTTGAAGGATCTGTAGATTTAGAAGAACAGGCAAATTGGTATGAAACTATGTTTGAATCTGCACTTAAGCGAGAGTGGATATCTGGATTTGCAATGTGGGATTGGGCAGGAAATCAGTATTCCTTAAATAAAGCTGAAAGTAACAAAGGCTATGATGTATACGGAAAACCTGCAGAGATTGTTATAAAGAAGTATTATGATATGGAGATGTAA
- a CDS encoding sensor histidine kinase, translated as MKKSSYKIAFNLYSKFFIIFLIFIFICMGMVVYLLKISIGNENSWSSAPISITANFSKEIYFKDGKPQLRDSGIDELKKHKLCLQIVNKNGDVATGYNMPKDALRHYAPIEMVQLYKNQGNLGNYTMFVGSINNNGDQWTYIIGFPAKISKMTMYFNSDKASYLKFVIAGIFSLVMLLVGIYAVRMNRTLSNIIGGIERLASNSYTQMRGKGVYSDVYTSLNLLDSKLKSAEVERKANETLREEWIANISHDLKTPLSPIKGYAEILIDSEYTVTSEEIKKYGTIILKNVNNVETIVENLNFTYQLKNGMIPINRKEDNISRLVKEVVIGILNDPKYVERGILFYCAVDRVNFKFDSTLLKRAFTNLLFNAVVHNDQNTIIKVSIEETDKIYIKIEDNGKGMEKEALKRLFDRYYRGTNSAVNVKGSGLGMAIAKQIIEAHEGQINVESELNVGTSINIEFPKDN; from the coding sequence ATGAAAAAATCTAGCTACAAAATAGCATTTAATTTATATTCTAAATTTTTTATTATTTTTCTAATCTTTATTTTTATTTGTATGGGGATGGTAGTTTACTTATTAAAAATTAGTATTGGTAATGAAAATAGTTGGAGTAGTGCGCCCATATCTATTACAGCAAATTTTTCTAAAGAAATTTATTTCAAAGATGGAAAGCCGCAATTGAGGGATTCGGGAATAGATGAATTAAAAAAGCATAAGCTTTGTTTGCAAATAGTTAATAAAAATGGTGATGTTGCTACAGGATATAATATGCCTAAAGATGCTTTACGTCATTATGCGCCTATAGAAATGGTTCAATTATATAAAAATCAAGGGAATCTAGGAAATTATACTATGTTTGTTGGAAGTATTAATAATAATGGAGACCAATGGACATACATTATAGGGTTTCCTGCAAAAATATCTAAAATGACTATGTACTTCAATTCTGATAAAGCATCTTATCTTAAATTCGTTATAGCAGGTATATTTTCTTTAGTTATGCTTCTTGTTGGTATATATGCTGTGAGAATGAATCGTACTTTATCAAATATAATAGGAGGGATAGAAAGACTTGCATCAAATTCTTATACTCAAATGAGAGGAAAAGGGGTGTATAGCGATGTTTATACAAGTCTTAACCTTTTGGATAGTAAGCTCAAATCTGCTGAAGTTGAAAGAAAAGCAAATGAAACTTTAAGAGAAGAGTGGATAGCTAATATTTCTCATGATTTAAAAACTCCATTATCTCCTATAAAAGGTTATGCTGAGATATTAATAGATTCTGAATACACAGTTACTTCAGAGGAGATAAAAAAATATGGAACAATAATACTTAAAAATGTAAATAATGTTGAAACAATAGTTGAAAATTTGAATTTTACATATCAATTGAAAAATGGCATGATACCTATAAATAGGAAAGAGGATAATATATCTAGATTAGTAAAGGAAGTAGTAATTGGAATATTAAATGATCCCAAATATGTGGAAAGAGGGATTCTTTTTTACTGTGCTGTTGATAGGGTGAATTTTAAATTTGATAGTACACTTCTAAAGCGGGCTTTTACTAATTTGTTGTTTAATGCAGTGGTTCATAACGATCAAAATACTATAATAAAAGTTTCTATAGAAGAAACAGATAAAATATATATAAAGATTGAGGATAACGGAAAAGGAATGGAAAAAGAAGCTTTGAAAAGACTTTTTGATAGATATTATAGGGGCACCAATAGTGCTGTTAATGTTAAAGGATCAGGACTTGGTATGGCAATTGCAAAACAAATAATAGAGGCACATGAAGGTCAGATTAATGTAGAGAGTGAGCTGAATGTTGGGACAAGTATAAATATAGAATTCCCTAAGGATAATTAA